The genome window TAACCTCTTGTCGCTTGGCCCTGCAGATCAGCACATCCTCCATGAGCTGGAGAAGAGGACGATCCTGGTGTACACCCCGTCACGCTGCGTCAACGGGAAGAGAGTGGTGTGTTACGACGACCGCTACATCGTCAAACTGGCCTACGAGTCCGATGGCATCGTTGTGTCCAATGACAACTACAGAGACCTGCAGATAGAGAAGCCAGAGTGGAAGACGTTCATAGAGGAAAGGCTGTTGATGTACAGCTTTGCCAATGACAAGTGAGTCCCAACACTGAATCGCTCAGCAAAGgtccaatcaaatcaaactgtatttgtcacatgcgccgaatacaacaaccttgctgtgaaacgcttacttacaagcccttaacatcTACGAGGGTACCTGATGCAGGGCCTATAAGGAGGATATAAACCATTTTAAATTGGGGTTGGGGACAGGGATACAGTACGAGAGATGGTTCCACCACCTACAAAATCACTCCAGCTTGTAAACATATGATAGATCTGTAACAAAGGCATGACTTCCAAGAGTTTTGACCATCATGCTTACATCGTCTTTCTATGACTTTATATTCGAGGTTCATGCCTCCAGATGATCCTCTGGGAAGGAACGGCCCAACGATTGACAACTTTCTGATGAAAAAGCAGTGGACCCCAGAAAACAAGCAGCAGCATTGCCAGTATGGTTGgtagatattttttttacaatacaCACTTTTATTTTCAGTTTCCTTTCTCATTTATCTGGGGGGAGGATTTCGACTGTAACTCATCCAATATGAGCCAGCTGAGCAGGATTTGATTTCGAGTTTGTGATTAGCAGTTGGGTCAGTTGGGATTTTATTTGGTTGCCTGTCAGTTGTCTGTTGGCCATAAGAGAGCAGCTCCACTCCAAGGCACAGTACCACTCACAAACAAAAGGCCTTTTTATCAACACCCAGGATAATAGAGCTTTAGATTAAACGGCAGGCCTGGGATTATTCCTGTCCGGGGAGGACAAAGCGCCCTCATAGCACTCCACCGTGTACCTAGGGGATCAAAAACAGGCTGGAGACCAGACCTTATTTTTGTTTGCCTTGCTAAGTGTGTTTACAGTActggagaagggggggagagagggcttTACAGTGCACTCAGACTGACACACATCCTTGTTGACAGTCTCTTTAAAGAGATACATGGTACGTCTGCAAGCCGTGTTTTGAAAGCCCATAAATATTCCTTATTTGTTTCTTTCCAGGAAAGAAGTGTACTTACGGAGTGAAGTGCAAGTTCTACCACCCAGAGCGCTCCAACCAATCACAGCTGTCTGTGGCAGATGAGCTGAGAGCCAAGAGCAAACCTACTGCtcaaacagacagggagaggCCATTTCTCCCCTCAGGCCCCAGCCCTGCTCTGATCCAGGAAGTCAGCCAGGAGGCCCACATTTACACGTCCCCTTATGAGCTGGATCTAACTACTACTCATCAATACAGATATCTATCCACACCGCCTCCCCTTATAAAAGAAGAGCATTCCCATTCCCACAGGGCTTCGCTTAGCGATCAGTTCACCAGCCAGAGAAAAACAGGCAGCCCAGCTCTACACCACAGATCCAGCCTCCGCCTCTGCCCCAGCCCAGACACTGACGAGGCCTTCAGCTCCCTGGAACCCTCCCTGTCCAGACTCTATGTCCAGGACCAGACCAACAACACTAAGGGGCCAGTGGTGTCCTACACCTACAGCAGTGGGGTGGCCAACTGCAGCCAGCGTAGTGGGGACTTCTACCCTTCCAGCACTTCCAGCAGCCACAGCCACGCCAGCAACCAACAGAGGCTCAGCCTGGGTGGACCCTCCTTGGCCTGGGATGCCCCCCAAAAACTGCCACAGTGTGCCTGTGACAACTCACAAAGCTTTGAGTGCAGCCCGTGCATGTACAGACACCAACATCTCCAGCCACAGCTAGGAGAGTGCTCCTATGCTGTTCACAGTAACCATATCCATTTCACAGAGCAGCAGTACTTCCAGAGTCCTCCCCCACAAAGGCAGAGTCACAGCCTCCCAGAACACAGCCCGGGACAGGGCCTCTCTGGCGAGAGGGCGGGGATGACCAGGTCCAATGGAGGTAAAGCTCCAGAGAGTGAGCAGAGGAGGAGTGTGAAGAACCAGCTCAGCACCCTCTTCCCCCACAGCATGGTAGACTATGTGATGAGTGTGTACCCACACACCCTCAATATGTCAGAGCTGGtgcctctgattcagaggttccGAATCAGCCACATTCCTTTCTAACTTGCAAGACCTGTGATCATTTCTCTGTAAGCATTAAACACAGTAGTCCTCAGCAGACTAGAGGAGGAAAGCTTGAAATGTAGCAATCTGAGCTGAATGTGTTATGTATGTCAAGTGCAATGCACTACTGTCTCCTGAATGATGCTAGTTCATTTTGAATCTAGCACTGACTTAAATATATTCAAAGCAGCATGTGTTGTTTTATCATGTAGCCTCAAACTGAGGGAAGCTATCAGACAAAATGGATGTTGACCTGTATGGTATGCAGAATAATACTGCCCTTGTCATGCTTCTTATCCATATTAAACATAAGTCATTGGCAATTGTCTGATTATCCATCTCATGTACACACGGCCATGCTCCCTGCACTTTATCGTACTAACTATTTTAGGTCTCTACTGCCATCTATTGGAGTGAGGAGAAATGATCCAAAGACAATTGTCATCACTTCACCACAAGCCAACAACCAATGGAATGGAATCAACATGTAGAATATCCAGTAAGAAATCCAGAATTTCAGaatagatttatttttttttacaaataactTATCTGTTACAAAGACAGTTTTCCCAGCTAAAATCAAAAACACTTTAGATATCCAAattagtttattttattttattaataaaaCAAGTATGAACTGACTCTTCACACTGAGCTTTGCAGATAAAGCTGAAAACTGGGTTTCTTTGGGGGTTTTAGAGGAAAAAAATATGACATAAGTGCTTAAGAGAGACAACAAAGAATTTAGCTTCCACCTAATCGTATTTTTAACATTATACTAAgctttggataaaaaaaaaaaaaatgaatcttGATttgtgactgcatagataatcaATACAAATGCCAATCTAAGGCATTAATGTAAGGCAACATGTAAAAAACTTCACAAAGAATAATAAACTACTCCACAATTAAGGTAAAATCATTACAATGGTAAACTTTTAAACCATCCTCATCAAACAAAAGCTTCACAGGACAAATTAAACCAAATAAAAACAAGATACAAAGAGGACAGTCACCATTTTGTCTCACTTTACTAGAAATGTAAAGATGGCACTGTCCTTGTCGTCTTTTTTTGGAGGATATATTCTAAACTTCTGGCCAGGAGGAGATATGATAAGGCACATACCTATATAAATATCTTCTGATTTGAAACAGGAATACTTTAAAACATATTCATCCTGATCTTTGGAACACTCTAGAAAACCCAATTTATACTGCATAGCAAAATACTCTCATTCTGAAAGCCCTCAGGAAACAGTTGCCTTCCACCAAGCTGTACATAGACAACACCTTAATACAATTACCAAAGTCTTTTCTTCCATCTGATTTGAAAGCTTCTATTTTGATGCAAGTTTTAGGATGAACTGAAAAATTCATGGGTCTCGTGATGCTGAGGTGTAAAAGTCCCCAAATATTAAACCTACATTCCAGTTGTCAGATAAGATGTCATTCTGCTTCGGAGCTTTTTTCACTAGTCCAAGAGCTCTGGCATCCTAGAAAAGTCGTCCATCTTTCGATTTTGCTGCATCTGCAGATCGTACACAGGAAATTCTGCATTTACACAAGCGATGAACAACAGACTGAGTGAACGAAGCTTCAGGACTGCAGAGTTTTCATACAACTGCTCCCCTTTTTTACACGATACTTAAATTCTCACAGAAATCAAGGAAAGAGCTTAAAAGGGACACTGTGCTTATTGGTTTGAAAGAAAATGGaaacaaaacaagacaaaacaaagtTAATAAAGTCTATAAAGCTATACTTACAGGAAATACAAGTGTTTCATAGTGTGAGGAAGAAGGCATTTAAGGCACATTCTAAAATGATGTACAGTAAAAAGCTCAAGGGTATTTCCTCCCTCTATGTACTGTACACATAAAGCATGCAATTTATTTTCCGTTCTTTTTACTGTAGATTGAAGAGATTGATAAAGGACACTACAGGGTGAACGAGAGGCAAGTTTTGGTGGCAGTAATAACACTGTGAGTTTCCCCCAGCCATCCTATAGAAACAGCAACCAAACAAATAGTCCACAAGTAGTCTGTTAGTTTTCCCTTCAGGTGTGAGGTGACAGCTGACCAAAGTTCCCATTCCTGATTAGGCCATCACAAATCAGCAAAGGCACATTGGCACCTATGTTGGTtttcgtgcgtgtgtgtgtgtgccctcacACTGCAGGACACCGATAATACTGTATAAGGAAGCAGCGAGGCATCCCCAGGGGTAAAGTCGCCCGTCGAGCGTTGagcagggggagggggggggggggggggggggggtgaccccACGCATGCAGAGACTCCAAGGTGAGGTATCATCCAACTCTGCTGGCTAAGTAAAGTAACACAACCTGTAAACACTATCCAGTCAAGCCTTCAGCATTCTACAAACCTCGGAGGAGGGGGGAAAAGAAACAGGCCCAAAATGGAAAAAACTACAAACCCTGTCCATTCATTTTCTTACCACTAGCAAAAGAAAAACCTTTCAAATCTAGTTTCTTTGACTCTCAAGGAAAAGTGGAGCGGGGTGTTGGGTATTGTCGGCATCTTTGTGGCTCAGAAGTGCCGTGGGAACTCGCACTGTTCACAGCGGTTGAGGGCGGGGTGGTTGAGGAAGGTGCAGGCCGTGCAGCTCCACTGCGTCCCCTCGTCTTCCTCCTGGTCTGACtctggatagagggagggagggaaagagagagagagagagagggagagaaagaggcgTTAGTCACCCAACAGACTACAgagataaacacacagacacacaggcagctGCAGGCAATGAACATCAATCAATGTGGGCTCAGACTGTCAAGGGTGATTCAATGTGTCAATCAATGTGCTGGTTTGTTTTTCAGCAATAAAACGGGGATTTTGTCACTGCACCACTGATGATTTGAGTTGGCAGTTGTTGGTAGTTGCTGAATCACTGTGGTTCTTTTAGCCTCCAGGATGTGTATTGCACAAGAAAATGATTAAAGGGGCAAaccgcagttgaaacaataacaatgcGTTTTCACCGCCCTTTTCAGTAAAAAGcagagggatgggcctggagaaatacaaccactctcaaattcatagacagagctatggatgcaagtacTGACCATTGATGATATTAACATGATAGATTTAACCATGTTGAGACTACAGCGTTTGTTTACATGTACTTTGtttacattggagtaaaacaagcttattctttgggttctgatggggtataacagttgaactaagctcctgAGGacaataagttatattcttcaataatcaatgggtatatatcattcgTTTATAAGTCCAAAAACGGATGTAGCAACTGCATATTGCCCTTTTAATGCTAAGAAAGTATCCGAGTGATAAGAGAATCCTGTCAAATGTTCAAATAACAACAGGAAAACCTCTCATCAACAAATGTGCTGAAGGGATGACTCAAGTTATTTTCTAGTGGTCAATGGTGCTTTCTAAGTATGAAATGGCAAAACGCTATGTAAAGGTCATCTGTTGTAAGATTGTTATGGTGTGCAGGTTGGATGGACAGGACTGGCCCAGTATGaaggaggaaaggggagaggttggaccactgggacagacagacggacagacggacagagctaCAGGTACCAACCCAGAGGGAGAGCAGCGGGAGGAGGAGGGGCAGAAGAGGGCTCCATGGTTAGCGTGGAGGTGACATTAAATATTCTTCTGTCTGTACCCTGACCCTCTGGCTCTGACAGGTCCCAAGCacaggatggagggaaggaatgaAGCAAGAGACGGAGGAGAGGAATGGCATGAAAACAAAGATGGCATATGCAGAGGTGAAAACCACGCCGCAAGTATGAATGAAAACACCAATGATACCAGGTTTTACAGATACTTGAATGAAAACACTTAGGATGAAAGGTAACATATGTGATGAGAATGATCTAAACAACGCAGACTTTACCCAGATAGACAGAAATAACCCCTGATAGAAACCATCACAAGTACAGATCTCAAGCCCCATTATCAATAGATATTCATTGATGACTAAGTAAAACAccaagaaaggagagagggaaagtggaAGCGGAAGAAGGTCAGGTTGTCCAGAGGCGACCATGCAACCTTTCCTAAACTTACCAACACGTAAAGTACCTTTGGGTTTGGGTGGGACAGGACCTAGGAATCCAATGTTGTCATAGAAGTTATGAATTGCACTGGGATTAAAGTGGGGTCCTGCGACAAACAGGACAGAGATATCATAAGCAAAACTGAAAGCATCAGTACGCATAGCATacgaacatacagttgaagtcggaagtttacatacaccttagccaaatacatcacaattcctgacatataatcctagtacaaattcactgttttaggtcagttaggatcaccactttattttaagaatgtgaaatgtaagaataatagtagagagaatgatttatttcagcttttatttctttcatcgcagaagtttacatacactcaattagtatttggtagcattgcctttaaattgtttaacctgggtcaaactttccgggtagccttccacaataagttgggtgaattttggtccattcctccttacagaactggtgtaactgagtcaggtttgtaggcctccttgctcacaaacactttttcagttctgcccacacattttctataggattgaggtcagggctttgtgatggccactccaataccttgactttgttgtccttaagccatttcgccacaactttggaagaatgcttggggtcattgtccatttggaaggcccatttgcgaccaagctttatctgcctgactgatgtcttgagatgttgcttcaatatatccacataatattcccttctcatgatgccatctattttgtgaagtgcaccagtccctcctgcagcaaagcacccccacaacatgatgctgccacctctgtgcttcacggttgggatggtgttcttcggtttgtaagcctccccctttctcctccaaacataacgagggtcattatggccaaacagttctatttttatttcatcagaccagaggacatttctccaaaaagtacgatctttgtccccatgtgcagttgcaaaccgaagtctggctttttaatggcggttttggagcagtggcttcttccttgctgagcggcctttcaggttatgtcgatataggactcgtttaactgtggatatagatacttttgtacctgtttcctccagcatcttcacaaggtcctttgctgttgttctgggattgatttgcacttttcgcaccaaagtacattcagctctaggagacagaacaagtctccttcctgagtggtatgacggctgcgttgtcccatggtgtttatacttgcgtactattgtttgtacagatgaacgtggtaccttcaggcatttggaaattgctcccaaggatgaaccaaacttgtgaggtctacaatttcttttctgaggtcttggctgatttcttttgattttcccatgatgtcaagcaaagaggcactgagtttgaaggtaggccttgaaatacatccacaggtacacctccaattgactcaaattacctcaattagcagaagcttctaaagccatgacatcctttctggaattttccaagctgtttaaaggcacagtcaacttagtgtatgtacatttctgaaccactggaattgtgatacagtgaattataagtgaaataatctgtctgtgaacaattgttggaaaaattacttgtgtcatgcacaaagtaaatgtcctaaccgacttgccaaaactatagtttgttaacaagaaatgtgtggagtggttgaaaaacgagttttaatgactccaacctaagtgtatgtaaacttcagacttcaactgtacatgcaacAGTCACACATACAGCAGCAAATGTGTAGGAGTCACAGACCAATAAAGCAAGAGACTGGAGTCTAACACACAAAGACAAATAAAGAACTCAGAATACAAAGCCATGACTCTTTACTCTTCACAAATCCGTCTATTACATAGAAGCCATATTCAATTCTGAGCCACCTTTAATTCTCCATTCACCTGTGTGACTGTGCTAGCTGGTGTATTAATCCTGTCAGCCGTGGAGAGCGGCCAGGTGGGCTATAAATCCCTTGTTACCAACCAGCAACAGGATGCAATTCAGGAAACAACTGGTAGTTAACATTACAATGGCAGCACCTTGACTGCGTGTGCCGAGGGGATGTGACCAGACCAGGCCTGGCAGAGGCAGACAGacctactactgtacagctgtactGAACACAGGTCATGCTTCCCCTCGCTGCTTCGCTCTGTAATAGTCCACATTAGTTTCCCCTctcttgactctctctctctctctctctctctctctctctctctctacagagctACCCATTATAACATACAGAAATACGACTAAACAATGAAATATGAGGACCGGGCTATCCGAAGGAGCTGATCTTAAAGCAACAAAGACAGCACGTTAAAACACCATGAACACACTGGACGTACAGCACATGcatgcacaccacacacagagagctgGTGTCACGTTCATCCCAACACGACAAGCACGCCGACAAAGCACACCCCACGAAGCCAACCGAGCCGCCTACCTCTTGTTTGAAGATCGATTTCTTTGGTTAAAAGGTCGATGTCAATCTGCAGTATCCTGTTTTTGCATCGTAACTGCTGCATTTCCTCAATCTGATAAGAAAGAAGGAAACAGGGTCATATAAACCGCCATTTACAGGCAGGCAGCAGCACGGTATGCTGATGAGGCACAGTGGAGGAGTAGAGACTGAGAGCCTCGGCACATGCTGTTCGGTACTGACTCACAACACAAGCCTGTAATAAGTCAACGGAGGTGCACGGAGCCAAGTGGGCTAACAGTGTCAGGAAGAGAGTtatctccaggtctccttggccTAGTGAATACACAGAAAACACAAGAGCTACTGAGTTCAACTCCAGGATTTTAACTTGAACCTTCCACATCCTCTTTTCCCTGCCCTGACTAACACACAGTGATAGTTGACACAGAAAAAAGCTGATTCAACAGAAAACTCCGAGCACCACTTGATTTGCGGTCTGATATAGTTCAATAAACCCACAGCTGCACGGTTAACGTAAACCTGACATTGGGTGAAAAAATTCAATGGGagggtgtgtgttttttttaattgccCCAAAGAATCATGGTTTCCTTAGAAAATACGTTAAATACACCTTGCGACTCAGGAGCGTATTCTTGAGTCAAATTACCAAAGACCTCTACTAAGACAGTTGAATACAGTTGCTGCACAAGGATAGGAACATTGATGTTCTAGTTGTAGTATCTCTCTGTGGGAGAGTAGTGTGTGAGGTGGGAGAGCAGTGTCTGTGGGGACTTACCGAGGGGATTTGGGACTGGGAGTTGGATCGTTCTAGCCGTCTCCTAGTCAGGTCGTTCTCCATCTCGTTGACCTCGTCTTTTAGCTTCTCCAGCGTCCTCTTTTTTAACTCCAGCTCATGCCACAGCCGGTCCATACGGGCCTTCTGGTGAATCAACAGGGCTGCAAGATACATTGTACACATTAACACTGTGACATAGGGACAGACTGATGGCTTATCTCTGACTGCTGAATTATGGTGTGTTTGAAGAACCACAAAAGCTAGATACATTTCCCTTTTGGAAATAACGCTACGTGCAGTGGGGCTGAGTAAGAATCATACAGTAGCATAATCGTTCTTCATTTCACGGCTTATTTTAGAAAGGGCATTTGGTGGAGTGAACAATGATCCTGGGGAAAAACTTGCTCAAAACGCTTCCTAAGAAGCGTTACATTGTCTTATAACGCATTCATGACATGCTTTGTCTTATAACGCATGCTATATGCTATGAGGAAATTAGCCGTCCCTGCTTTAATTCATTCATTCCCCACACAGAAAGACCAAAGT of Salmo trutta chromosome 1, fSalTru1.1, whole genome shotgun sequence contains these proteins:
- the LOC115194039 gene encoding probable ribonuclease ZC3H12D, with the protein product MDQQHGKVERFLKLGYSHSDIVRVLESLRHDAQTNDILEELIKTCQTPTTTTTTPSIPASRSAYSSPQLIPRGCSSPQPSQPLRPSSATDRDPTGGFRPVVIDGSNVAMSHGNKQVFSCRGLLLAVRWFLERGLRDITVFVPLWRKEQPSPEAPMTDQHILHELEKRTILVYTPSRCVNGKRVVCYDDRYIVKLAYESDGIVVSNDNYRDLQIEKPEWKTFIEERLLMYSFANDKFMPPDDPLGRNGPTIDNFLMKKQWTPENKQQHCQYGKKCTYGVKCKFYHPERSNQSQLSVADELRAKSKPTAQTDRERPFLPSGPSPALIQEVSQEAHIYTSPYELDLTTTHQYRYLSTPPPLIKEEHSHSHRASLSDQFTSQRKTGSPALHHRSSLRLCPSPDTDEAFSSLEPSLSRLYVQDQTNNTKGPVVSYTYSSGVANCSQRSGDFYPSSTSSSHSHASNQQRLSLGGPSLAWDAPQKLPQCACDNSQSFECSPCMYRHQHLQPQLGECSYAVHSNHIHFTEQQYFQSPPPQRQSHSLPEHSPGQGLSGERAGMTRSNGGKAPESEQRRSVKNQLSTLFPHSMVDYVMSVYPHTLNMSELVPLIQRFRISHIPF